Proteins co-encoded in one Streptomyces roseochromogenus subsp. oscitans DS 12.976 genomic window:
- the prfB gene encoding peptide chain release factor 2, which yields MAVVDVSEELKSLSSTMESIEAVLDLDKLRADIAVLEEQAAAPSLWDNPDEAQKITSKLSHLQAEVRKAEALRGRIDDLAVLFEMAEEEDDPDTRAEAESELAAVKKSLDEMEVRTLLSGEYDSREALVNIRAEAGGVDAADFAEKLQRMYLRWAEQRGYKTELIETSYAEEAGIKSTTFSVQAPYAYGTLSVEQGTHRLVRISPFDNQGRRQTSFAGVEVLPVVEQSDHVEIDESDLRIDVYRSSGPGGQGVNTTDSAVRITHLPTGIVVSCQNERSQIQNKATAMNVLQAKLLERRRQEEQAKMDALKGDGGNSWGNQMRSYVLHPYQMVKDLRTEFEVGNPEAVFNGEIDGFLEAGIRWRKQQEK from the coding sequence GTGGCAGTCGTCGATGTATCCGAAGAGCTGAAGTCCCTCTCCTCGACCATGGAGTCGATCGAGGCCGTCCTGGACCTCGACAAGCTGAGGGCAGACATCGCCGTGCTCGAGGAGCAGGCGGCCGCGCCGTCCCTCTGGGACAACCCGGACGAGGCGCAGAAGATCACCAGCAAGCTCTCCCACCTCCAGGCCGAGGTCAGGAAGGCGGAGGCGCTGCGCGGCCGGATCGACGATCTCGCCGTCCTCTTCGAGATGGCCGAGGAGGAGGACGACCCCGACACCCGCGCCGAGGCCGAGTCCGAGCTGGCCGCGGTGAAGAAGTCGCTGGACGAGATGGAGGTCCGCACCCTTCTGTCCGGCGAGTACGACTCCCGTGAGGCGCTGGTCAACATCCGCGCCGAGGCCGGTGGCGTCGACGCCGCCGACTTCGCCGAGAAGCTGCAGCGCATGTACCTGCGCTGGGCCGAGCAGCGTGGCTACAAGACCGAACTGATCGAGACGTCGTACGCCGAAGAGGCCGGCATCAAGTCGACCACCTTCTCCGTCCAGGCGCCGTACGCCTACGGCACCCTCTCCGTCGAGCAGGGCACGCACCGTCTCGTGCGTATCTCGCCCTTCGACAACCAGGGCCGCCGCCAGACCTCCTTCGCGGGTGTCGAGGTACTCCCGGTCGTCGAGCAGTCCGACCACGTCGAGATCGACGAGTCCGACCTGCGCATCGACGTCTACCGGTCCTCCGGCCCCGGCGGCCAGGGCGTCAACACGACCGACTCCGCGGTGCGCATCACCCACCTCCCGACCGGCATCGTGGTCTCCTGCCAGAACGAGCGCTCGCAGATCCAGAACAAGGCCACGGCGATGAACGTCCTCCAGGCCAAGCTTCTGGAGCGCCGCCGGCAGGAGGAGCAGGCCAAGATGGACGCCCTCAAGGGCGACGGCGGCAACTCCTGGGGCAACCAGATGCGTTCGTACGTGCTGCACCCGTACCAGATGGTCAAGGACCTGCGCACCGAGTTCGAGGTCGGCAACCCCGAGGCCGTGTTCAACGGCGAGATCGACGGCTTCCTGGAGGCCGGCATTCGCTGGCGCAAGCAGCAGGAGAAGTAA
- the ftsE gene encoding cell division ATP-binding protein FtsE, producing MIRFDNVSKVYPKQTRPALRDVSLEVEKGEFVFLVGSSGSGKSTFLRLILREERCSHGQVHVLGKDLARLSNWKVPQMRRQLGTVFQDFRLLPNKTVAENVAFAQEVIGKSRGEIRKSVPQVLDLVGLGGKEERMPGELSGGEQQRVAIARAFVNRPKLLIADEPTGNLDPQTSVGIMKLLDRINRTGTTVIMATHDQNIVDQMRKRVIELEKGRLVRDQARGVYGYQH from the coding sequence GTGATCCGATTCGACAACGTCTCCAAGGTCTACCCCAAGCAGACCCGCCCCGCACTCAGGGATGTCTCCCTGGAGGTGGAGAAGGGCGAGTTCGTCTTCCTCGTGGGGTCCTCCGGCTCCGGAAAGTCCACCTTCCTGCGGCTCATCCTCCGCGAGGAGCGGTGCAGCCACGGACAGGTGCACGTGCTGGGCAAGGACCTCGCACGCCTCTCCAACTGGAAGGTGCCCCAGATGCGCCGCCAGCTGGGGACGGTGTTCCAGGACTTCCGGCTCCTGCCGAACAAGACCGTCGCGGAGAACGTGGCCTTCGCCCAGGAGGTCATCGGCAAGTCCCGCGGCGAGATCCGCAAGTCCGTACCGCAGGTGCTCGACCTCGTCGGGCTCGGCGGCAAGGAGGAGCGGATGCCCGGCGAGCTGTCCGGCGGTGAGCAGCAGCGCGTGGCTATCGCGCGGGCCTTCGTCAACCGGCCCAAGCTGCTCATCGCCGACGAGCCCACCGGCAACCTCGACCCGCAGACCTCCGTCGGCATCATGAAACTGCTCGACCGGATCAACCGGACGGGCACCACCGTCATCATGGCGACACACGATCAGAACATCGTGGACCAGATGCGCAAGCGCGTCATCGAGCTGGAGAAGGGCCGCCTCGTCCGCGACCAGGCCCGCGGCGTCTACGGCTACCAGCACTAA
- the ftsX gene encoding permease-like cell division protein FtsX — MRAQFVLSEIGVGLRRNLTMTFAVIVSVALSLALFGGSLLMSDQVSTMKGYWYDKVNVSIFLCNKHDADSDVNCAKGAVTQDQKNQIQHDLRAMPVVEKVSYESQDEAYKHYKEQFGNSPLASSLTPDQMQESYRIKLKDPQKYQVIASAFNGRPGVQSVQDQKGILDNLFQLLNLMNRGALGVMAMMLIVALLLIVNTVRVSAFSRRRETGIMRLVGASGFYIQAPFIAEAAVAGLIGGGLACVALVVGRYFTIDHGMDLSHKLTLINFVGWDAVLTKLPLILATSVLMPSLAAFFALRKYLKV; from the coding sequence ATGCGCGCCCAGTTCGTCCTGTCGGAGATCGGTGTCGGTCTCCGCCGCAATCTGACGATGACCTTCGCCGTCATCGTCTCCGTCGCCCTGTCCCTGGCCCTCTTCGGCGGCTCGCTGCTGATGAGCGACCAGGTGAGCACCATGAAGGGCTACTGGTACGACAAGGTCAACGTCTCGATCTTCCTGTGCAACAAGCACGACGCCGACTCGGACGTCAACTGCGCCAAAGGCGCGGTCACCCAGGACCAGAAGAACCAGATCCAGCACGACCTGCGCGCGATGCCGGTCGTGGAGAAGGTGTCCTACGAGTCGCAGGACGAGGCGTACAAGCACTACAAGGAGCAGTTCGGCAACTCTCCGCTGGCCAGCTCGCTGACGCCGGACCAGATGCAGGAGTCGTACCGGATCAAGCTCAAGGACCCGCAGAAGTACCAGGTCATCGCGTCGGCCTTCAACGGGCGCCCCGGTGTCCAGTCCGTGCAGGACCAGAAGGGCATCCTGGACAACCTCTTCCAGCTGCTGAACCTGATGAACCGGGGCGCGCTCGGCGTGATGGCGATGATGCTGATCGTCGCGCTGCTGCTGATCGTCAACACGGTGCGCGTCTCGGCGTTCAGCCGCCGGCGCGAGACCGGGATCATGCGCCTGGTCGGTGCCTCGGGCTTCTACATCCAGGCGCCGTTCATCGCCGAGGCCGCGGTCGCCGGGCTCATCGGCGGCGGGCTCGCCTGTGTGGCCCTGGTGGTCGGACGGTACTTCACCATCGACCACGGCATGGACCTCTCCCACAAGCTCACCCTCATCAACTTCGTAGGCTGGGACGCGGTGTTGACCAAGCTGCCGCTGATCCTCGCCACGAGCGTGCTGATGCCGTCGTTGGCGGCGTTCTTCGCGCTGCGCAAGTACCTGAAGGTGTGA
- a CDS encoding S41 family peptidase, whose translation MSGRDRFSQPRRTRRGAALTLVFAGVLVTGAATGSFPEPDATARKAAVGPAPTATRHEDVQKAAAEAMADGKSPMEAAERAVSRSGDRWGAVYSEGEYQEFQESLDGRYTGVGLWAARARDGRIEVTKVQPGSPAAEAGIREGDRLRSVDGSKVDGRPVTEVVSLLRGDADDAAAGTTVTVGLERGTRAWTEKLRRASLSTDSVTERRLTGGVTVVKIAAFTKGSGDAVRAALRQAPADAGIVLDLRGNSGGLVTEAVETASAFLDGGLVATYDVDGAPRSLHADPGGDTSRPLVVLVDGGTMSAAEMLTGALQDRGRAVVIGSRTFGKGSIQMPTTLPGGSVAELTVGHYRTPSGHSVDGRGITPDLDVGQADGQAAVERAETVLSGLGDAD comes from the coding sequence ATGTCAGGCCGAGACCGGTTCTCTCAGCCCCGCCGCACCCGCCGCGGGGCCGCCCTGACATTGGTCTTCGCCGGCGTCCTGGTCACCGGTGCCGCGACCGGCTCCTTCCCGGAGCCCGACGCCACCGCGCGGAAGGCCGCCGTCGGCCCGGCGCCCACGGCCACCCGGCACGAGGACGTCCAGAAGGCCGCCGCCGAGGCGATGGCCGACGGCAAGTCCCCCATGGAGGCCGCCGAGCGGGCCGTGAGCCGCAGCGGGGACCGCTGGGGCGCCGTCTACTCCGAGGGCGAGTACCAGGAGTTCCAGGAGTCACTCGACGGCCGGTACACCGGCGTCGGCCTGTGGGCGGCACGCGCACGGGACGGCCGGATCGAGGTGACCAAGGTGCAGCCCGGCTCGCCTGCCGCCGAGGCTGGGATCCGCGAGGGCGACCGGCTGCGCAGCGTCGACGGCAGCAAGGTTGACGGACGGCCGGTCACCGAGGTCGTCTCCTTGCTGCGCGGCGACGCCGACGACGCGGCCGCCGGTACGACCGTCACCGTGGGCCTGGAACGCGGCACGCGCGCGTGGACCGAGAAACTGCGCCGGGCCAGCCTGTCCACCGACTCCGTCACCGAGCGCAGACTGACCGGCGGGGTCACCGTCGTCAAGATCGCCGCGTTCACCAAGGGCTCCGGCGACGCCGTGCGGGCCGCGCTGCGGCAGGCTCCGGCCGACGCCGGGATCGTCCTCGACCTGCGCGGCAACTCCGGCGGCCTGGTCACCGAGGCGGTGGAGACCGCCTCCGCCTTCCTCGACGGCGGCCTGGTCGCCACGTACGACGTCGACGGCGCCCCGCGCTCCCTGCACGCCGACCCCGGCGGCGACACCTCCCGGCCCCTGGTCGTCCTGGTCGACGGCGGCACGATGAGCGCGGCCGAGATGCTCACCGGGGCGCTGCAGGACCGGGGTCGCGCGGTGGTGATCGGCTCGCGCACCTTCGGCAAGGGCTCCATCCAGATGCCGACCACACTGCCCGGCGGGTCCGTCGCCGAGCTGACCGTCGGGCATTACCGCACCCCCTCCGGCCACAGCGTCGACGGTCGCGGTATCACCCCTGACCTGGATGTCGGGCAGGCCGACGGGCAGGCCGCCGTGGAGCGGGCCGAGACCGTACTCAGCGGCCTGGGCGACGCCGATTAA
- the smpB gene encoding SsrA-binding protein SmpB has product MYVPKESQPKQGGGAGKARDGEKGGKRKIVAQNKKARHDYAIIDTYEAGLVLTGTEVKSLREGRTSLTDGFVQIDRGEAWLHNAHIPEYHQGSWTNHSARRKRKLLLHREEIDKLESKSQETGHTIVPLALYFKDGRAKAEIALARGKKEYDKRQTLREKQDRRESDRAIAAAKRRQRGA; this is encoded by the coding sequence ATGTACGTACCCAAGGAGTCCCAGCCCAAGCAGGGCGGCGGGGCCGGCAAGGCCAGGGACGGCGAGAAGGGCGGCAAGCGCAAGATCGTCGCCCAGAACAAAAAGGCCCGGCACGACTACGCGATCATCGACACCTACGAGGCCGGGCTCGTGCTCACCGGCACCGAGGTCAAGTCGCTGCGCGAGGGACGGACCTCGCTGACCGACGGCTTCGTCCAGATCGACCGGGGTGAGGCGTGGCTGCACAACGCCCACATCCCGGAGTACCACCAGGGCAGCTGGACCAACCACTCCGCGCGCCGCAAGCGCAAGCTGCTGCTGCACCGCGAGGAGATCGACAAGCTGGAGTCCAAGTCCCAGGAGACAGGTCACACCATCGTGCCGCTCGCCCTGTACTTCAAGGACGGCCGCGCGAAGGCCGAGATCGCGCTCGCACGAGGCAAGAAGGAGTACGACAAACGCCAGACCCTGCGCGAGAAGCAGGACCGGCGTGAGTCGGACCGCGCGATCGCGGCGGCGAAGCGGAGGCAGCGCGGCGCGTAG
- a CDS encoding MFS transporter — protein sequence MPAHTSATTPGYRRLFDLPGTRAFTAGNLLARLPMGMFSVSAVVMIAGSRGSYALAGAVTATGLAATALAGPWVARLVDRHGQARIAVPATLASVLGSLALLLCVRYGAPDWTLFAAYALTATTPNIGGLSRARWAHLLREDPAALHTANSFEQAADELCFMLGPVLASFLTGAFFPEAGTLVGAVLLLAGMLLFAGQRSTEPPVQRRARGKGPLRAAGFPALLAGFVATGAVFGSMEVVTIAYADAHGHRSAAGVVLALQAAGSCAAGLLYGTLRPAGSPERRHPWCLAAMTALMTLPLLAARGTGSLIAPAAALLVAGMATAPTMVTAMTLVQRRTPEGCLNEGMSLAVTGLLTGIACGSAIGGWAAEHTSPGSGFAVPVAAAGTALAIGTAAVLRPSGQRGS from the coding sequence ATGCCCGCGCACACATCAGCGACAACTCCCGGCTACCGCCGCCTCTTCGACCTACCCGGCACCCGTGCCTTCACCGCCGGCAACCTGCTCGCCCGTCTTCCCATGGGCATGTTCAGCGTCAGCGCGGTCGTGATGATCGCCGGGTCCCGGGGCTCGTACGCCCTGGCCGGTGCCGTCACCGCCACCGGTCTCGCGGCGACCGCGCTGGCCGGGCCCTGGGTCGCGCGGCTCGTGGACCGGCACGGGCAGGCCCGCATAGCCGTACCGGCCACGCTCGCCTCCGTGCTCGGCAGCCTCGCGCTGCTGCTGTGCGTGCGCTACGGCGCCCCCGACTGGACCCTGTTCGCCGCCTACGCCCTCACCGCCACCACCCCCAACATCGGTGGCCTGTCCCGCGCCCGCTGGGCCCATCTGCTGCGGGAGGACCCCGCGGCGCTGCACACCGCGAACTCCTTCGAGCAGGCCGCCGACGAACTGTGCTTCATGCTCGGCCCGGTGCTCGCTTCCTTCCTGACCGGCGCGTTCTTCCCGGAGGCCGGCACGCTCGTCGGTGCGGTGCTGCTGCTCGCGGGCATGCTGCTGTTCGCCGGACAGCGGTCGACCGAGCCGCCCGTCCAGCGGCGGGCCCGGGGGAAGGGGCCGTTGCGGGCGGCCGGGTTCCCCGCGCTGCTCGCCGGGTTCGTCGCCACCGGTGCCGTCTTCGGGTCCATGGAGGTCGTCACGATCGCGTACGCCGACGCACACGGGCACCGGTCGGCGGCCGGCGTGGTCCTCGCCCTGCAGGCGGCGGGCTCGTGCGCGGCGGGCCTGCTGTACGGCACACTCCGGCCGGCCGGATCGCCCGAACGACGCCATCCGTGGTGCCTGGCCGCGATGACGGCACTGATGACCCTGCCGCTGCTCGCCGCCCGCGGCACCGGGTCCCTGATCGCGCCGGCCGCCGCCCTGCTGGTCGCGGGCATGGCGACCGCGCCGACCATGGTGACCGCGATGACGCTCGTGCAGCGCCGTACCCCCGAGGGATGCCTCAACGAGGGCATGAGCCTCGCCGTCACCGGGCTGCTGACCGGCATCGCCTGCGGCTCGGCGATCGGCGGCTGGGCGGCCGAGCACACCTCACCGGGATCGGGCTTCGCCGTACCGGTCGCGGCAGCCGGTACGGCACTGGCCATCGGCACGGCGGCCGTACTGCGGCCCTCGGGTCAGCGAGGCTCGTAG
- a CDS encoding LysR family transcriptional regulator has translation MPAPSAIDPRLLRAFLAVAEELHFTRAAARLYVAQQALSRDVRRLERELGAELFVRTTRQVTLTADGERLLPLARRVLTAQDELLASFGQARPLLVDLNSPGLVTGHRVLHRARELAPDCELMARYESGLTGAAAELLAGRLDASFGRFAGLDPAVRSGLEQQPVRYEPMAVVLPEDHPLAARPEVPLAALAGETVYGGAGNPRTREWTDLACRLFEGRGIRLAPPLPLAVGDEEFERIMAKNRHPVLAVVDFPALPRTVRRPLVEPVPLSPVSLVWRRGLVHPGLDALRRAAGEVAEAEGWLRRPGGSWTPEADETTMTVRP, from the coding sequence ATGCCCGCCCCCTCCGCCATAGACCCCCGGCTCCTGCGCGCCTTTCTCGCCGTCGCCGAGGAACTCCACTTCACCCGCGCCGCAGCCCGCCTGTACGTCGCCCAGCAGGCGCTCAGCCGGGACGTGCGGCGGCTGGAACGGGAGCTGGGCGCCGAGCTGTTCGTCCGTACGACCCGGCAGGTGACGCTGACGGCGGACGGCGAACGCCTGCTGCCGCTCGCGCGCCGCGTGCTCACCGCCCAGGACGAACTGCTCGCCTCCTTCGGCCAGGCCCGCCCCCTGCTCGTGGACCTCAACTCCCCGGGCCTGGTCACCGGCCACCGTGTCCTGCACCGGGCCCGCGAACTCGCCCCCGACTGCGAGCTGATGGCCCGCTACGAGAGCGGCCTGACCGGAGCCGCCGCAGAGCTGCTGGCCGGCCGGCTGGACGCCTCCTTCGGCCGTTTCGCCGGCCTGGACCCGGCGGTGCGGTCGGGGCTGGAGCAGCAACCGGTGCGCTACGAGCCCATGGCCGTCGTACTTCCTGAAGACCATCCGCTGGCCGCCCGCCCGGAGGTGCCGCTGGCCGCGTTGGCCGGTGAGACCGTGTACGGCGGCGCCGGGAACCCGCGTACCCGGGAGTGGACCGATCTGGCCTGCCGGCTCTTCGAGGGGCGCGGCATCCGGCTCGCCCCGCCCCTTCCGCTCGCCGTCGGCGACGAGGAGTTCGAGCGGATCATGGCCAAGAACCGTCATCCGGTGCTGGCCGTGGTGGACTTTCCGGCCCTGCCCCGCACGGTCCGCCGGCCCCTCGTCGAGCCCGTCCCGCTGTCACCGGTCTCCCTGGTGTGGCGGAGGGGCCTGGTCCATCCCGGTCTGGACGCGCTGCGCCGGGCGGCGGGAGAGGTCGCGGAGGCGGAGGGCTGGCTGCGGCGGCCGGGCGGGAGCTGGACCCCTGAGGCGGACGAGACGACGATGACGGTCCGGCCCTGA
- a CDS encoding ABC transporter substrate-binding protein, giving the protein MYRRALTASLVTVLSLGAVTACSSSSGSSGSGGSGGTPTVRLMVGGIDKQIYLPFQLAQSLGFYKKYGVDVTLSTEQDGGTGAEDAMASGQVDMAGAWYNHTIDFQVKGKAVEDIVQLSGAPGEREMCATKSGVHSAADFKGKTLGVTDLGSGTDTLTQFLAAKKGVKTGDFHRIGVGAGSTAIAALQNGKVACVMTTQPTVAAIQKKGIGYSAVDAATTQGATAATGGAWPAAGVIARTDWVDSHKDAAQKVVDALVATMHWINTHSAADIADKLPQSFVQNQLVTKADYIAALTQDKGQFLPDGIMPAGGPKNVLATEELVGHATSKVDLGTTFTNDFALAANKKEGFTTKTAPAGSAG; this is encoded by the coding sequence ATGTACAGAAGAGCCCTCACCGCATCGCTCGTCACCGTCCTGTCCCTCGGCGCGGTCACCGCGTGTTCCAGCAGCTCGGGCAGCTCCGGTTCGGGCGGCTCCGGCGGCACCCCGACCGTCAGGCTCATGGTCGGCGGCATCGACAAGCAGATCTACCTGCCGTTCCAGCTCGCCCAGAGCCTCGGCTTCTACAAGAAGTACGGCGTCGACGTGACGCTGAGCACCGAGCAGGACGGCGGGACCGGTGCCGAGGACGCCATGGCCTCGGGGCAGGTGGACATGGCGGGCGCCTGGTACAACCACACCATCGACTTCCAGGTGAAGGGCAAGGCGGTCGAGGACATCGTCCAGCTGTCCGGCGCACCGGGCGAGCGGGAGATGTGCGCCACGAAGAGCGGCGTGCACTCGGCCGCCGACTTCAAGGGCAAGACACTCGGTGTGACCGACCTGGGCTCCGGCACCGACACCCTCACCCAGTTCCTGGCGGCCAAGAAGGGCGTCAAGACCGGCGACTTCCACCGGATCGGAGTCGGCGCGGGCTCCACCGCCATCGCCGCGCTGCAGAACGGCAAGGTCGCCTGCGTGATGACGACACAGCCGACGGTCGCCGCGATCCAGAAGAAGGGCATCGGCTACTCCGCGGTCGATGCGGCCACCACCCAGGGAGCCACGGCGGCGACGGGCGGTGCCTGGCCCGCCGCGGGTGTCATCGCCCGGACCGACTGGGTCGACTCGCACAAGGACGCCGCCCAGAAGGTCGTCGACGCGCTCGTGGCCACCATGCACTGGATCAACACGCACAGCGCGGCCGACATCGCCGACAAGCTGCCGCAGTCGTTCGTGCAGAACCAGCTCGTGACCAAGGCCGACTACATCGCGGCCCTGACCCAGGACAAGGGGCAGTTCCTCCCGGACGGCATCATGCCGGCGGGCGGCCCGAAGAACGTCCTCGCCACGGAGGAACTGGTCGGCCACGCCACCTCGAAGGTCGACCTCGGCACCACGTTCACCAATGACTTCGCCCTCGCGGCCAACAAGAAGGAGGGCTTCACCACCAAGACGGCACCGGCGGGTTCGGCGGGCTGA
- a CDS encoding ABC transporter permease, with protein sequence MSTASPASPASTAPVTGGGQTSAAAAAKRAARRRVARVWAGRIGIAAFVLGGWQAFTSWGIVDPFFFGQPSGIFKRLIDLFQNGTEFGSFYANIWTTIQEALIGFAAGSVAGVVFGVALGQSRYLSDVLGPYIKMVNAIPRIVLGSIFIVAFGIGVTPKILLAAVLVFFIVFFNAFQGVREVDRNILANARVLGASQLQIIRHVIVPSALTWIIASLHSAFGFAIVGALVGEVLGAQSGLGLVIKTAQNNFDPNGVFATMLVIAVIVLGAEWLIGKLEHRLLAWRPPAPSEANSL encoded by the coding sequence ATGAGTACGGCATCCCCCGCGTCCCCCGCATCCACCGCGCCGGTCACAGGCGGCGGGCAGACCTCGGCGGCCGCCGCCGCCAAGCGGGCCGCCCGGCGGCGCGTCGCGCGGGTGTGGGCGGGCCGCATCGGCATCGCGGCCTTCGTCCTTGGCGGCTGGCAGGCCTTCACCTCCTGGGGCATCGTCGACCCGTTCTTCTTCGGCCAGCCGTCCGGAATCTTCAAGCGGCTGATCGATCTCTTCCAGAACGGCACCGAGTTCGGCTCCTTCTACGCGAATATCTGGACCACCATCCAGGAAGCGCTCATCGGCTTCGCCGCCGGTTCCGTCGCCGGAGTCGTCTTCGGCGTGGCACTGGGCCAGAGCCGCTATCTGTCCGACGTCCTCGGGCCCTACATCAAGATGGTGAACGCGATCCCGCGGATCGTCCTCGGCTCGATCTTCATCGTCGCCTTCGGCATCGGCGTGACCCCGAAGATCCTGCTCGCCGCCGTTCTGGTGTTCTTCATCGTCTTCTTCAACGCCTTCCAGGGCGTCCGCGAGGTCGACCGCAACATCCTGGCCAACGCCCGGGTGCTCGGCGCCTCCCAGCTGCAGATCATCCGGCACGTCATCGTGCCCTCCGCGCTCACCTGGATCATCGCCAGCCTGCACAGCGCGTTCGGCTTCGCCATCGTCGGCGCGCTGGTCGGCGAGGTGCTCGGCGCGCAGAGCGGACTGGGTCTGGTCATCAAGACCGCGCAGAACAACTTCGACCCCAACGGCGTGTTCGCGACGATGCTCGTCATCGCGGTCATCGTGCTGGGCGCGGAGTGGCTGATCGGCAAGCTCGAACACCGGCTGCTGGCCTGGCGTCCGCCGGCTCCCTCCGAGGCCAACTCCCTCTGA
- a CDS encoding ABC transporter ATP-binding protein, giving the protein MASRNDVATSPIAGAADREDARIEISGLTKRFLTPAGEVFTALHGVSFAVEPGQFCAVVGPTGCGKSTTLGMVSGLDRPSEGSVKVGGREVDGITDGVSFMFQADALLPWKTVLGNVLMGPVFRGVPKQQAQASARDWLRRVGLTGFEDRYPHQLSGGMRKRVAMAAALINEPKILIMDEPFGALDVQTKAIMSTELLGLWEQIRPSVIFITHDLDEAVALADRVVVMTSSPGSVKAVFDIDLPRPRGSVQEIRFQPRFIELQHQIWETLREEVERAYARTAGGTA; this is encoded by the coding sequence ATGGCTTCGCGAAACGATGTCGCGACGAGCCCCATCGCCGGCGCAGCCGACCGCGAGGACGCGCGCATCGAGATATCCGGGCTCACCAAGCGATTCCTGACCCCTGCCGGTGAGGTGTTCACGGCGCTGCACGGCGTGTCGTTCGCCGTGGAGCCGGGCCAGTTCTGCGCGGTGGTCGGCCCCACCGGCTGCGGCAAGTCGACCACGCTCGGCATGGTGTCCGGGCTCGACCGGCCCAGCGAGGGCTCGGTCAAGGTCGGCGGCCGCGAGGTGGACGGCATCACCGACGGCGTCAGCTTCATGTTCCAGGCGGACGCCCTGCTGCCCTGGAAGACCGTCCTCGGCAATGTGCTGATGGGGCCGGTCTTCCGTGGCGTGCCCAAGCAGCAGGCCCAGGCCTCGGCGCGGGACTGGCTGCGCCGCGTCGGCCTCACCGGGTTCGAGGACCGCTACCCGCACCAGCTCTCCGGCGGTATGCGCAAGCGCGTGGCGATGGCCGCGGCGCTGATCAACGAACCCAAGATCCTGATCATGGACGAGCCGTTCGGCGCCCTGGACGTGCAGACCAAGGCGATCATGTCGACCGAACTGCTGGGCCTGTGGGAGCAGATCCGTCCGTCCGTCATCTTCATCACCCACGACCTCGACGAGGCCGTGGCGCTCGCCGACCGGGTCGTCGTGATGACGTCCAGCCCCGGGTCGGTCAAGGCGGTCTTCGACATCGACCTGCCGCGCCCGCGCGGCTCCGTGCAGGAGATCCGCTTCCAGCCCCGCTTCATCGAACTCCAGCACCAGATCTGGGAAACGCTGCGCGAAGAGGTCGAGCGCGCGTACGCACGCACCGCAGGAGGCACGGCATGA